In one window of Nerophis ophidion isolate RoL-2023_Sa linkage group LG05, RoL_Noph_v1.0, whole genome shotgun sequence DNA:
- the LOC133553570 gene encoding synaptopodin-2, which yields MEMEQGHMSLRRGVSWSSGGLTKPQDTAGRESPGATPETTGTKTDQMSSKTNLTRSVSLSEKELKEARLKSHIIAAQLTVPSNSSSRGVQLFNRRRQRVSAFTLESSGEASKDNIARNVKDNPSCNKLTWAERSREEKDRDLNYKNCTSIKPLVPTGTLPGAGDNMEEQGDHYQKEDDTEHTFMQDRHFLPVKEVEEQEDEDGDDKVKNELPPGRENTNPIVMSLVESETETNEGHMVPSPLGKLPNGCHGTDGPDRIFVSTSKQNTIINRTARPFFSPLTVQSQEATNAIIDSLPAPSAFTAPQPVAMSPPPPPPPAYPTPPLPAFTNKPPKTEYSTPPVMSQTSSFQPQFPVSTSSQTAASIPVPHYGPPTAPKPFSFVPQPIVERKSTPPIKTGILEDNATRRAGKKSMFTFKEKAVVAPNPELLSLVQGVDEKKKHRHRAVPEPSSEEELLALGAEASNFLAKEESEAEEAKAPEWTSCLKSSRTYTKVEHKPEHTLNDASGKGAELFAKRRSRMEKYVVETQNTGHHIRSPSPTMSLPPSWVYPSNMPGRVKAIAKNSDMCAQLAHNIKIQQTTKPKPRQTTPASEQVQEAPPLENGCSKIEMDLSRHRPYQLNSSLFILKPVKDPLSTLPKGAPQSRHQMSPQSFSRQTSLPNNPVSHFSVPCKSPSLPLGHTTGAEYPASSSACGQPSAAFSPGRVPSPRMGIQAPRPRFSAKKAGLEPQKPKEFYTVEPPSGTQLGLTKKSISTDGPTWTSSLQINRPSSTIPIRSVTSPVPFSSNRSQSPLGHQNVKLSTLSSVSRQPQTSASPCSPPWGSRCQSPMVGQNAQFTTNSSAHDYKPQTSNSSRSLPWGSRCQSPVVNPKSSNAPHLLSRTSTSTSPLSPPRGSRCQSPVVGMSSHFSTLSSVSSSRPFQTSANASQHSPPWSPRCQSPMIIQSSRPSKPVTTTSPVSPPWGSRSQSPALSHSSVSFPSAHRLSISSASSPLPLPRDSRCMSPVNNNLDSKANHRILAKNIINAAKRKNSPSPGALSGHSLPISPVGFSHHGYDCKPPMNSFQSQPLGARSPTFTSPPPTPTQRICSPVRFYNTRSLTDSDASIESEDSGLRSPGMHSYNTCPRGWGGSLRVKKSAISTDL from the exons atggagaTGGAGCAAGGACACATGTCTCTGCGTCGGGGAGTGAGCTGGAGTTCGGGAGGATTGACAAAACCTCAAGACACGGCAGGGAGGGAGAGCCCAGGCGCAACGCCGGAAACGACAGGAACCAAGACGGACCAAATGAGCAGCAAAACAA ATTTAACCAGGAGTGTCAGCCTGTCTGAAAAGGAACTGAAAGAGGCTCGCCTAAAGAGTCACATCATTGCTGCTCAGCTCACCGTGCCTTCCAACTCCAGCTCCAGAGGCGTGCAACTCTTCAACCGGCGCAGGCAGAGAGTCAGCGCCTTCACACTGGAAAGCAGCGGAGAGGCGTCAAAGGACAACATCGCCAGGAATGTGAAAGACAACCCCTCATGTAACAAACTGACATGGGCAGAGAGGAGTCGTGAGGAGAAAGATAGAGACTTGAACTATAAGAATTGCACTTCTATCAAGCCATTAGTGCCTACTGGGACTCTACCAGGAGCAGGTGATAACATGGAAGAGCAAGGTGACCATTATCAAAAAGAAGATGACACTGAGCACACTTTTATGCAAGACAGACATTTCCTCCCTGTAAAGGAGGTGGAGGAGCAAGAAGATGAGGACGGGGATGACAAAGTCAAGAATGAGCTCCCGCCTGGAAGAGAAAACACTAATCCAATCGTCATGAGTCTTGTTGAAAGTGAAACAGAGACAAATGAAGGTCACATGGTGCCATCTCCCCTGGGAAAACTTCCCAATGGCTGCCACGGTACTGATGGACCTGACAGGATATTTGTTTCTACATCGAAGCAGAACACTATCATCAATCGCACTGCCAGGCCTTTTTTCTCACCACTGACGGTGCAATCCCAAGAGGCCACCAACGCCATCATAGACAGCCTCCCTGCTCCTTCTGCCTTTACTGCTCCCCAGCCGGTGGCAATGTCACCGCCACCACCTCCTCCTCCGGCATATCCCACACCTCCCCTACCAGCCTTCACAAACAAGCCTCCAAAGACTGAATACTCTAcaccacctgtcatgtctcaaaCCTCCTCTTTTCAACCCCAATTCCCTGTATCTACTTCATCTCAGACTGCTGCTTCGATCCCAGTACCGCATTATGGACCCCCCACAGCCCCAAAGCCTTTTAGCTTTGTTCCCCAACCCATTGTGGAAAGAAAGTCAACACCGCCGATAAAAACAGGAATACTTGAGGATAATGCCACCAGACGAGCAGGTAAAAAGTCAATGTTCACGTTTAAAGAGAAGGCGGTTGTAGCACCGAACCCTGAGCTGCTCTCTTTAGTGCAGGGGGTGGATGAAAAGAAGAAACATAGACACAGAGCTGTGCCTGAACCATCATCTGAGGAGGAGTTATTGGCCCTTGGGGCAGAGGCATCCAACTTTCTTGCAAAAGAGGAAAGCGAAGCTGAAGAAGCCAAAGCTCCAGAATGGACCTCCTGTCTTAAGAGCTCCAGAACGTACACAAAGGTAGAGCATAAACCAGAACACACCCTGAATGATGCGTCTGGAAAGGGTGCAGAGCTGTTTGCCAAGCGTCGGTCCAGAATGGAGAAATACGTAGTTGAGACTCAGAACACAGGTCACCATATAAGATCGCCGTCTCCTACAATGTCTCTGCCACCATCTTGGGTTTACCCATCAAACATGCCAGGTAGGGTCAAGGCTATTGCTAAAAACTCAGATATGTGTGCTCAGCTTGCGCACAACATAAAGATTCAACAAACCACCAAGCCAAAACCAAGACAAACAACACCAGCATCAGAACAGGTTCAAGAGGCGCCTCCCCTAGAGAATGGTTGCTCCAAGATAGAGATGGATTTGTCAAGACATCGGCCCTACCAGCTTAACTCTTCCCTCTTCATACTGAAGCCTGTCAAGGACCCGTTGAGTACACTACCCAAAGGAGCACCACAGTCCAGGCACCAGATGTCACCTCAGTCGTTCTCTAGACAGACTTCCTTGCCCAACAACCCTGTCTCTCACTTTAGCGTCCCGTGTAAATCTCCCTCACTCCCTCTTGGCCACACCACAGGAGCAGAGTATCCAGCATCAAGTTCAGCTTGTGGGCAGCCTTCAGCCGCTTTTTCTCCAGGCCGTGTGCCGTCTCCTCGGATGGGAATTCAAGCACCGAGGCCAAGATTTTCTGCCAAAAAGGCCGGGCTTGAACCACAG AAACCGAAGGAGTTCTACACAGTTGAACCCCCAAGTGGCACACAGCTTGGCCTCACAAAGAAGTCCATCAGCACAGATGGTCCAACATGGACATCCAGCCTTCAAATTAACCGCCCCTCCTCGACTATCCCCATCCGATCAGTCACTTCCCCTGTTCCGTTTTCCAGTAATAGAAGCCAGTCTCCATTGGGTCACCAAAATGTCAAGCTTTCCACTCTTTCGTCCGTTTCCAGGCAACCCCAGACATCCGCGTCTCCATGCTCCCCCCCATGGGGATCAAGGTGCCAGTCCCCAATGGTTGGCCAGAATGCCCAATTTACCACCAATTCATCTGCTCATGATTACAAGCCCCAAACATCAAATTCTTCTCGTTCTCTTCCATGGGGTTCAAGATGCCAGTCCCCCGTGGTCAACCCGAAATCTTCAAATGCTCCGCACCTTTTATCTAGAACATCTACAAGCACTTCCCCACTCTCTCCACCTAGGGGATCTAGATGCCAGTCGCCTGTGGTGGGCATGAGTAGCCACTTCTCTACCCTCTCCTCAGTTTCTTCATCCAGACCTTTTCAAACATCTGCAAATGCATCTCAGCATTCTCCTCCTTGGAGTCCAAGGTGCCAATCACCAATGATCATTCAGTCTTCGAGACCTTCCAAACCAGTGACAACCACTTCTCCTGTCTCTCCACCTTGGGGCTCACGCTCCCAGTCGCCTGCGCTTTCTCATAGTAGTGTGTCCTTCCCTTCTGCTCACCGCCTGTCCATATCCTCTGCATCCTCTCCTCTACCCCTACCCAGGGACAGTCGCTGTATGTCTCCAGTCAATAATAATCTTGACTCCAAGGCCAATCATCGAATCTTGGCAAAAAACATCATTAATGCAGCCAAACGTAAAAACAGCCCTTCTCCAGGTGCACTGAGCGGTCACAGTCTTCCCAtatcacctgtgggattttcccaCCATGGCTATGATTGCAAACCTCCCATGAACTCCTTCCAGTCACAGCCACTGGGTGCCCGGTCGCCAACATTCACCAGTCCCCCACCAACACCAACGCAGAGGATCTGCTCACCTGTGAGGTTCTACAACACACGCTCCCTCACTGATTCTGACGCCTCCATTGAGTCAGAGGACTCGGGCCTGCGGTCACCTGGCATGCATTCTTACAATACTTGTCCCCGCGGCTGGGGTGGAAGTTTGAGGGTAAAGAAAAGCGCCATCTCTACTGACCTGTAA